One window of Heptranchias perlo isolate sHepPer1 chromosome 15, sHepPer1.hap1, whole genome shotgun sequence genomic DNA carries:
- the LOC137332662 gene encoding interferon-inducible GTPase 5-like: protein MAQSSTSPFFSLEELKNLKSTSETGGLEKVVPLIQRKVNELDNTELNIAVTGETGAGKSTFINTMRGLRKNDKGAAKTGVKETTMEPTPYPHPNLPNVCFWDLPGIGSMKFPANKYMEKMKLKKYNFFIIVSDTRFTENDAKLAKEIKQLGKNFYFVRSKIDNDLNSLKMEGVKFNTDEELEKIRKYSVSNLKQAGISSPSVFLILNFKVNEFDFPALKETLANNLDDIKKQVFLLSLQNTTLEIIEEKRKELVKRIWMLAILSGAVGAVPIPGLSFACDIGILMTAIIDFRKYLGLDDASLQRLTIMAGKPVEVLKAEVKTPLVGEISVEFVKRMLVGSAVDAISVAEAVLNFIPVIGSLFGAGSSFLMTYKLLNDALNELTENAQRVVKAAFGTD, encoded by the coding sequence ATGGCTCAGTCTTCGACCTCTCCATTCTTCAGTCTGGAAGAGCTGAAAAATCTCAAGTCCACTTCTGAAACGGGTGGGCTGGAAAAGGTTGTACCTCTGATACAGAGGAAGGTAAATGAGCTGGACAATACAGAGCTTAACATTGCAGTGACAGGAGAAACAGGCGCAGGGAAATCCACCTTCATCAATACAATGAGAGGACTTCGGAAAAATGATAAGGGAGCAGCTAAAACCGGGGTCAAAGAAACCACAATGGAGCCAACCCCATACCCACATCCCAACCTGCCTAATGTTTGCTTCTGGGACCTGCCAGGAATTGGCAGTATGAAATTCCCAGCCAATAAATACATGGAAAAAATGAAATTGAAAAAATACAATTTCTTCATCATTGTCTCAGACACACGATTCACAGAAAATGATGCAAAACTCGCCAAAGAGATTAAACAGTTGGGGAAGAATTTCTACTTTGTTCGCTCTAAAATTGACAATGATCTCAATTCTCTTAAAATGGAGGgtgtgaaatttaacacagatgaAGAACTGGAAAAGATCAGGAAATACAGTGTCAGCAACTTGAAACAGGCAGGGATTTCATCACCTTCTGTTTTCCTCATATTAAACTTTAAAGTAAATGAGTTTGATTTTCCAGCATTAAAGGAAACTCTCGCAAATAACCTTGATGATATAAAGAAGCAGGTTTTCTTACTGTCACTTCAAAACACAACATTGGAGATTATAGAGGAGAAAAGAAAAGAGCTGGTAAAAAGAATCTGGATGTTGGCAATACTTTCAGGAGCAGTGGGAGCAGTGCCAATTCCTGGCTTGTCCTTTGCCTGTGACATTGGGATACTGATGACAGCAATAATAGATTTCCGTAAATATCTGGGTCTGGATGATGCCTCTCTTCAAAGATTGACCATCATGGCAGGGAAACCTGTGGAAGTTCTGAAAGCAGAAGTGAAAACTCCTCTGGTGGGTGAAATATCCGTGGAATTCGTGAAAAGAATGTTGGTGGGTTCAGCTGTTGATGCCATTTCAGTAGCTGAGGCCGTCCTCAATTTCATACCAGTCATTGGTTCCCTCTTTGGAGCAGGATCATCATTTCTTATGACCTACAAGCTGCTGAATGATGCACTGAATGAGCTAACGGAGAATGCGCAGAGAGTGGTGAAGGCTGCATTTGGGACTGATTAA